taattaaaaggagAACTATTATATGTTCCCTTTCAAAACAAACTTATTTAATAGGAAAGTATGATGAGCCAGCAAAGTACGTGGTCATGGTACTCACTACTCACCTTTCACCAACTCAACAAAATTCAACTATCTCTTGTGTGTTTGGcacgaaggaaaatatttttcacattttttttatagaaaaatatgtgAGTTTATTATTACGTAATCTAGAAAAATATTACGTGGACATGATGAGATAGGGAATGGGGGGTTTAGAGGTGGGATGATCAAAAGATAGCAAGCAGACAATAAACTTGAAATGTTACTTATAGAAtctgttttttctatttttattaaagaaattattttctacatttacgagtgtagacattgaaattttgtgggactctacaagatggGTTCAATTCGAATGGGGTTTAGAGGTGGGATGATCAAAAGATAGCAAGCAGAcaatgaacttgaaatgttaCTTATAGAAcctgttttttctatttttattaaagaaattattttccacatttacgagtgtagacattgaaattttgcgGGACTCTACAAGATGGGTTCAATTCGAATGGGGAGTTTAGAAGGTGTATTCAGTTTCAATTAGAtttcttggaggctactcaaccctaaatCCTAGTTCATgtcatgcctatataaagggtactaaatttCCTTAAAAGGCATCTCGATATATTCTACAAAAGTCatgaaatattcatatagaggtcaaatctaaatcatcgtagttcgagaaatacaccactaacggccctcgaatcatgAATAAATCTTATGAGAGAAAAATCAAGGAAGGAACAAAATTATTCCTGCActattatcaataaaaaattcatatttctttagattttatttgtgtgatttatttattttctatatatttaaaatttattgtaaaCAACGAGAAActcattttccaaaatattttaactaacaaaacataaaaaactataaaacatcatcctccataccaaacacacacTAACTTGCACATCATGAATAGTTGAATACGcctcataattttaatttaatatactTTTCCACCAACAACcacacaaaaaataacaaataaacaaaacaaaacacaaCACAAAATTTTCAACTATAAATAACCATATTCATTCAAACATATCTCATCataaccaaaaacaaaaacacttcaatcttttttcttcatccatccatccatccatctattattattatatatcatcATGGCTACAATTGAAAACCCCCTCACAATTACTGAAAAAGTTTATGTTAGAGTTAGACTTGCAAATGAAAATGATATACATCATATATACAAACTTTTTTACCAAATTCATGAATATCATAATTACACTCATCTTTACAAAGCTACTGAATCTTCCCTTTGTGaccttttattcaataaaacaaACCCTAGTCCTTTATTTTATGGTCCTTCAATACTTCTACTTGAAGTATCGCCAACGCCTTTTTCAGATATTGATAGTAAAGACGAAAAATTTAAGCCTGTCCTAAAAAAATTTGACCTAAGGGCAAATGTTGTAGACAAAGAAGCCGATGAATTCAAGTCCAATTCGAtcaatgatgatgataaaaACAACGTTTTTATTGCTGGATATTCATTTTTTTACGCGAATTATTCGTGTTTTTATGATAAGGCTGGGATTTATTTTGAGAGTCTTTATTTTAGGGAAAGTTATAGGAAATTGGGCATGGGAAGATTGTTGTTTGGGACAGTTGCATCAATTGCTGCAAATAATGGATTTTCATCAGTTGAGGGAATTGTGGCAGTTTGGAATAAAAAatcatatgatttttatgttgaTATGGGGgttgaaatatttgaagaatTTAGGTATGGGAAAATGGTTGGTGATGCTTTACAAAAATATGCTGACCCTAAGGAGatttgatcatgaaaatatttaaatttattttgcagttttttttttttttttttctcattttgtaaaAGCAATATTTATTACTACTATATGTGTattgatttgtgtttggaaatGTTGgatgaattaaacatgtttttttttcctgGTTTAATTTCCTATATGGTGTTTGGTATCTATATTGAAGTTCGACTATATTCAGATTCGCGCCGGAAGTCAAAGTTCCACATTGGGGTAAAACGCTTCCTAACAAAGGTGGTTTCGTACATGTTGGATGAATAAACATGTTTCTTTTTTCCTGGTTTAATTTCCTAGCTGGTGTTCGATAT
This genomic stretch from Solanum stenotomum isolate F172 chromosome 10, ASM1918654v1, whole genome shotgun sequence harbors:
- the LOC125842129 gene encoding tyramine N-feruloyltransferase 10/30-like; translated protein: MATIENPLTITEKVYVRVRLANENDIHHIYKLFYQIHEYHNYTHLYKATESSLCDLLFNKTNPSPLFYGPSILLLEVSPTPFSDIDSKDEKFKPVLKKFDLRANVVDKEADEFKSNSINDDDKNNVFIAGYSFFYANYSCFYDKAGIYFESLYFRESYRKLGMGRLLFGTVASIAANNGFSSVEGIVAVWNKKSYDFYVDMGVEIFEEFRYGKMVGDALQKYADPKEI